From Corvus moneduloides isolate bCorMon1 chromosome 4, bCorMon1.pri, whole genome shotgun sequence, one genomic window encodes:
- the LOC116442607 gene encoding histone H4, giving the protein MSGRGKGGKGLGKGGAKRHRKVLRDNIQGITKPAIRRLARRGGVKRISGLIYEETRGVLKVFLENVIRDAVTYTEHAKRKTVTAMDVVYALKRQGRTLYGFGG; this is encoded by the coding sequence ATGTCTGGTCGGGGTAAGGGCGGCAAGGGGCTCGGCAAGGGCGGTGCCAAGCGCCACCGCAAGGTGCTGCGCGACAACATCCAGGGCATCACCAAGCCGGCCATCCGCCGCCTGGCTCGGCGCGGCGGCGTCAAGCGCATCTCGGGGCTCATCTACGAGGAGACGCGCGGCGTGCTCAAGGTGTTCCTGGAGAACGTGATCCGCGACGCCGTCACCTACACGGAGCACGCCAAGAGGAAGACGGTCACGGCCATGGACGTGGTCTACGCCCTCAAGCGCCAGGGTCGCACCCTCTACGGCTTCGGTGGTTAA